One region of Streptomyces sp. NBC_00271 genomic DNA includes:
- a CDS encoding DUF2637 domain-containing protein — MTITDMPQRAAPATPVSHPPTAVSDAPEFVSGAAAHVSRTQKRNPVKPGRDRLMTVLSVAAATGGPLIGAIGFAMSYSTLAKKAFAWGFSPDLAPWFPVGVDASIIVFLALDLYLIRKDAPWPLLRMAAHGMTFATIWFNASSQGRIAGDPVRAASHGVMPLLFVIGVEAARRLFIKKTQLEAGTATDRIPLHRWILAPVATPRFYRRMRLHGVTSYPEMIRRQQDLTAYEQWLRRKYKDDISKASEDERLPMKMAAYGYTVAQALAMPEQQEREAEARAEEAERRRLDAETRRDLEQKKAEAARLEADGDLETVRARVEGRTAQARAHARAQASAAERAAELEEAALETAVLAEARARTAEAESRAAQEREAKAAADLKAAELEHQAAEKRKLAAQADQVAAAEAQAIETAEIAAARKRAAETNRAAAETEKAAAETRHATAEINRKTEEEDARRETALAQKAATREAAAEAERRAAETRHAAAEIERRAVEIEDAAKLTPRQRAVRKVARMILAAGGDADRLPLATIQHELAVTSPGTASEYRHEAAELLAGGYHP, encoded by the coding sequence GTGACGATCACCGACATGCCGCAGCGCGCGGCACCCGCCACCCCCGTTTCGCACCCGCCGACCGCCGTTTCGGACGCGCCCGAGTTCGTTTCGGGAGCAGCGGCCCACGTTTCGCGGACGCAGAAGCGGAACCCGGTCAAGCCCGGGCGTGACCGCCTGATGACGGTCCTGTCGGTCGCCGCTGCGACCGGCGGACCGCTGATCGGCGCCATCGGTTTTGCGATGTCGTACAGCACCCTGGCGAAGAAGGCTTTTGCCTGGGGATTCAGCCCGGATCTGGCGCCCTGGTTCCCGGTCGGCGTGGACGCGTCGATCATCGTGTTCCTGGCGCTGGACCTGTACCTCATCCGCAAGGACGCGCCGTGGCCGCTGCTGCGGATGGCCGCCCACGGCATGACGTTCGCGACGATCTGGTTCAACGCCTCCTCGCAGGGCCGCATCGCAGGTGACCCGGTCAGGGCCGCTTCGCACGGCGTCATGCCGCTGCTCTTCGTGATCGGCGTGGAGGCCGCGCGCAGGCTGTTCATCAAGAAGACGCAGCTCGAAGCAGGTACGGCCACCGATCGGATCCCGCTGCACCGCTGGATCCTCGCCCCGGTCGCCACGCCCCGTTTCTACCGCCGGATGCGGCTGCACGGAGTCACCTCGTACCCGGAGATGATCCGGCGCCAGCAGGACCTCACCGCCTACGAGCAGTGGCTTCGGCGCAAGTACAAGGACGACATCTCCAAGGCGTCGGAGGATGAGCGGCTGCCGATGAAGATGGCCGCCTACGGCTACACCGTCGCGCAGGCCCTCGCGATGCCTGAGCAGCAGGAACGCGAGGCGGAGGCCCGGGCGGAGGAGGCGGAGCGCCGGCGCCTGGACGCGGAGACGCGCCGGGACCTCGAACAGAAGAAGGCCGAAGCCGCCCGGCTGGAGGCCGACGGCGACCTCGAGACCGTCCGGGCCCGGGTGGAAGGCCGGACAGCCCAGGCCCGAGCCCACGCCCGAGCCCAGGCCAGTGCCGCTGAACGGGCCGCTGAGCTGGAGGAAGCGGCGCTGGAGACGGCCGTCCTCGCCGAAGCCAGGGCGCGCACCGCTGAGGCGGAGAGCAGGGCAGCCCAGGAGCGCGAGGCGAAGGCTGCCGCCGACCTTAAGGCGGCCGAACTGGAGCACCAGGCAGCGGAGAAGCGGAAGCTCGCGGCGCAGGCCGACCAGGTCGCCGCGGCAGAGGCTCAGGCAATCGAAACGGCGGAGATCGCCGCAGCCCGCAAGCGTGCTGCCGAAACGAACCGGGCCGCTGCCGAAACGGAGAAGGCCGCTGCCGAAACGCGGCACGCCACCGCCGAAATCAACCGCAAGACAGAGGAGGAGGACGCCCGCCGCGAGACCGCTCTCGCGCAGAAGGCGGCAACCCGTGAGGCCGCTGCCGAAGCCGAGCGGCGCGCTGCCGAAACGCGGCACGCCGCCGCCGAAATCGAGCGGCGCGCAGTCGAAATCGAAGACGCCGCGAAGCTGACCCCGCGCCAGCGCGCGGTCCGCAAGGTCGCCCGGATGATCCTCGCCGCCGGCGGCGACGCCGACCGGCTGCCGCTCGCCACCATCCAGCACGAGCTGGCTGTCACCTCTCCCGGCACCGCCTCCGAGTACCGGCACGAGGCTGCCGAGCTGCTCGCCGGCGGATACCACCCCTGA
- a CDS encoding ATP/GTP-binding protein gives MPRPPGSGEDEYEEREYVQPRSLADRLGDWLEYRLEVGRDRHAGEASFREAEIARKAALLEARTAQEVAVMEQNGKLHTAMMKAKADKTSARGKADADRSRSSGSGMGSDKGRSKAGGGGGSRGGGGSSGGSGRGAGGGRGSRNGSGRGSGRGFGGGNSPKGAGKGSDRSAGGRGGGSKGNESSGGSKGRQNGSGGTGSGKSSTGKGSSGGSGRNGPGSPGSGRRGSKGDGGKAQNPPASPAAERARGRQERAAARQAARQQRRSAGQAANIADRSKDRDQDRATQQAAREERRAAKAERKAAKRKAARKAKQEAAKTADDRTTLGTAVADEAQRRWDKRRAQAKDKAARDGDGKAPGPDTETKGSKGSKGGGDKDADATTKKMPKDGPEPASDGPEAGSAKGPEGDKKESEKPSDGSEKSGAKSDDKRSFKERVKDRFGKSGTAPGSAPGTEEPPRRARPEDFKVTVDSPGRSSRPPKPEPAEEEIPDAVIVDDPSDPFGATVSSTASLPRAPEPHTQRPGTTRPTAQEDPVASEVNKPTSGQAGMAARHRTDITFGEYLVEIVNIAIAAGLDKDRAQDLAVALGKVADALRDMAADLVGDHNVATEVVDQISDLADAAARMKQLAERCATECEIASEAARLAAMSVGRVYGEDIRAMDDAGLAHASAAAHHD, from the coding sequence ATGCCCAGGCCTCCGGGTTCCGGCGAAGACGAATACGAGGAAAGGGAATACGTCCAGCCTCGTTCTCTTGCTGATCGTCTCGGTGACTGGCTGGAATACCGGCTGGAAGTGGGGCGGGACCGGCACGCCGGAGAAGCGTCGTTCCGTGAGGCGGAAATAGCGCGCAAGGCCGCTCTTTTGGAGGCCCGTACCGCACAGGAAGTCGCGGTGATGGAGCAGAACGGCAAGCTCCACACCGCGATGATGAAAGCGAAGGCCGACAAGACGTCGGCACGGGGCAAGGCTGACGCGGACCGCTCGCGGTCCTCCGGCTCGGGCATGGGCTCCGACAAGGGCCGCTCGAAGGCCGGCGGCGGGGGCGGCTCACGCGGGGGCGGCGGCAGCTCCGGTGGCTCAGGCCGGGGTGCCGGCGGTGGCCGGGGCTCGCGGAACGGCTCTGGCAGAGGTTCCGGGCGCGGCTTCGGGGGCGGCAACTCCCCCAAGGGCGCCGGGAAGGGCTCTGATCGCTCCGCTGGCGGACGTGGCGGCGGTTCGAAGGGCAATGAGTCGTCCGGTGGTTCCAAAGGCCGCCAGAACGGCTCTGGCGGCACCGGTTCAGGCAAGAGCAGTACTGGCAAGGGCAGTTCGGGCGGCTCCGGCAGGAACGGCCCGGGCAGCCCCGGGTCCGGCAGGCGCGGCTCGAAGGGCGACGGCGGCAAGGCGCAGAACCCGCCGGCCAGCCCGGCGGCCGAACGGGCCCGCGGCCGCCAGGAGCGCGCCGCCGCCCGCCAGGCGGCACGCCAGCAGCGCCGCAGCGCCGGCCAGGCGGCCAACATCGCCGACCGCAGCAAGGACCGCGACCAGGACCGCGCCACCCAGCAGGCGGCGCGGGAGGAACGCCGCGCGGCGAAAGCCGAGCGGAAGGCCGCGAAGCGGAAGGCCGCGAGGAAAGCGAAGCAGGAGGCCGCCAAGACCGCAGACGACCGCACCACCTTGGGCACGGCCGTGGCGGATGAGGCGCAGCGGCGCTGGGACAAGCGCCGCGCGCAGGCCAAGGACAAGGCCGCCAGGGACGGCGACGGCAAGGCGCCGGGGCCGGACACCGAGACCAAGGGCAGCAAGGGCAGCAAGGGTGGTGGCGACAAGGACGCCGACGCCACCACAAAGAAGATGCCCAAGGACGGCCCGGAACCGGCCTCTGACGGTCCGGAGGCCGGCTCCGCGAAGGGACCGGAGGGCGACAAGAAGGAAAGCGAGAAGCCGTCTGACGGCTCCGAGAAGAGCGGAGCCAAGAGCGACGACAAGCGGTCGTTCAAGGAGCGAGTCAAGGACCGTTTCGGCAAGTCCGGTACGGCGCCGGGCTCCGCCCCCGGTACGGAGGAGCCGCCCCGTAGGGCGAGGCCGGAAGACTTCAAGGTCACCGTGGACAGTCCCGGCCGTTCAAGCCGTCCCCCGAAGCCTGAACCGGCTGAGGAAGAGATCCCGGACGCGGTCATCGTCGACGACCCGTCCGACCCCTTCGGGGCCACCGTCTCGAGCACGGCGAGCCTCCCCCGCGCCCCGGAGCCCCACACACAGCGTCCCGGCACCACCCGACCCACTGCACAGGAGGACCCCGTGGCATCGGAGGTCAACAAGCCCACGTCGGGCCAGGCCGGCATGGCGGCCAGGCACCGCACCGACATCACCTTCGGCGAGTACCTGGTGGAAATCGTGAACATTGCGATCGCCGCCGGGCTCGACAAGGACCGCGCCCAGGACCTGGCCGTCGCGCTCGGCAAGGTCGCCGACGCGCTGCGGGACATGGCGGCCGATCTGGTCGGTGACCACAACGTTGCCACCGAGGTCGTCGACCAGATCTCGGACCTGGCCGACGCCGCGGCCCGCATGAAGCAGCTGGCCGAACGTTGCGCCACCGAGTGCGAGATCGCCTCGGAGGCCGCCCGGCTTGCCGCCATGTCGGTCGGCCGCGTCTACGGCGAGGACATCCGGGCCATGGACGACGCGGGCCTGGCCCATGCCTCCGCAGCTGCCCACCACGACTAG
- a CDS encoding conjugal transfer protein TraB, with the protein MNDLVPPGYWIGPPVGGDKAVSPTDGDNRYKAVQHKLKTLGTAMDLASNELEALLRGMRTNAQRAEGLATDIANAELDRKFIEMTNQVSVALGGAAVEVQKLHATAEEVSGLAHDTRRTHARLYEGLDDIRSSRRERTPKPGFFAH; encoded by the coding sequence ATGAACGACCTCGTGCCTCCCGGCTACTGGATCGGCCCCCCGGTGGGCGGCGACAAGGCCGTATCCCCGACGGACGGCGACAACCGCTACAAGGCCGTCCAGCACAAGCTCAAGACACTGGGCACGGCCATGGACCTGGCCAGCAACGAGCTCGAAGCACTGCTGCGCGGCATGCGCACGAACGCCCAGCGCGCTGAGGGCCTGGCCACGGACATCGCCAACGCGGAGCTGGACCGCAAGTTCATCGAGATGACGAACCAGGTGTCCGTCGCCCTGGGCGGCGCCGCCGTCGAAGTGCAGAAGCTCCACGCCACGGCCGAGGAAGTCTCCGGCCTCGCCCACGACACGCGGCGTACGCACGCGCGGCTGTACGAGGGCCTGGACGATATCCGCTCCAGCCGACGCGAACGCACCCCCAAGCCGGGCTTCTTCGCGCACTGA
- a CDS encoding chromosome segregation protein ParM, protein MSVPRSVALERTLYTLTAPVLAAAPNLFADSPVNTVVQLAGAAGVGGWVLAYKSDESGAGRKALRWSPLVFAAAVDIAARHTIGWGPWCMDGLLAAGWAAAGLLVMPFSRHTRRRHRPALAAPARAPQLQLAPEPSLAQPDDGADAFTRQVRWLWEARGLPGRTIVITATPHEGMPNDLSLLLRASEAGRPISGLTPEAVAAAFGVEVADVRIEEVVRQYGREGGPGWKEVHVTPDMNERRRKAPTTHEWWADRIGSTGGPVPGSEFVKKVRDQERKVTHYIAQVPDELGEPRVNQHALAAALKTKYDEGRLFVTVDGNQVLVSLWDSSPLAQVFPATRELLTPDKDGRWVTGYLGNGQPARNRVYTDRGAAHGLFVAPSGGGKTQLMGLHVAADALFGAVVMLATEAPDEKTAALGKHTARYGVGALYMIRLLRVLDALMEIRGEMPWEDGQVHDWDPRLPGCPYRMLSAYLDEFLSAARNGDYGAEIMDLAERVSVKGRKYGIGIKVAGQSIYVQDGFTQLLCENLRENCIPVVLKVAPKKVADMFRALGIPPEYVPEPLPRSFSPAEKGRIERVMRGEPEPPADSNTGGAGWIVEAKQPDVLRTLFMDFKAGIDDYFPDSIATLTDHEIRELEARDLWFDWTEPPRPGEFGPEPDDEDGDDAPKKGGDKRRGGGGKSAPRRDTVTSPRQALEAIKNLSGV, encoded by the coding sequence GTGTCCGTGCCGCGCAGCGTCGCCCTGGAGCGCACCCTCTACACCCTGACCGCCCCGGTCCTTGCCGCGGCACCGAACCTCTTCGCCGACAGCCCCGTCAACACGGTTGTGCAGCTGGCGGGCGCGGCCGGCGTCGGCGGCTGGGTCCTGGCCTACAAGAGCGATGAGTCCGGTGCTGGACGCAAGGCCCTGCGCTGGTCGCCGCTGGTGTTCGCGGCCGCCGTCGACATCGCCGCGCGGCACACGATCGGCTGGGGCCCGTGGTGCATGGACGGTCTGCTCGCCGCCGGGTGGGCGGCGGCCGGCCTGCTGGTGATGCCGTTCTCCCGGCACACCCGCCGCCGTCACCGGCCCGCTCTCGCCGCCCCGGCCCGCGCGCCACAGTTGCAGCTCGCACCCGAGCCGTCGCTGGCGCAGCCGGACGACGGCGCCGACGCCTTCACCCGCCAGGTCCGCTGGCTGTGGGAGGCCCGCGGCCTGCCCGGCCGCACCATCGTCATCACGGCCACCCCGCACGAGGGCATGCCGAACGACCTGTCGCTGCTGCTGCGCGCCTCCGAGGCCGGACGGCCGATCTCCGGGCTCACCCCGGAGGCCGTCGCCGCCGCGTTCGGTGTCGAGGTCGCCGACGTGCGGATCGAAGAGGTGGTCCGGCAGTACGGCCGCGAGGGCGGCCCGGGCTGGAAGGAAGTCCACGTAACCCCCGACATGAACGAGCGCCGCCGCAAGGCCCCCACCACCCACGAGTGGTGGGCCGACCGGATCGGGTCCACCGGCGGGCCCGTGCCCGGCTCGGAGTTCGTGAAGAAGGTCCGCGACCAGGAGCGCAAGGTCACCCACTACATTGCCCAGGTCCCCGACGAGCTGGGTGAGCCGCGCGTCAACCAGCACGCCCTGGCGGCCGCGCTGAAGACCAAGTACGACGAAGGCCGGCTGTTCGTCACCGTCGACGGCAACCAGGTCCTGGTATCCCTGTGGGACAGCTCACCGCTGGCGCAGGTCTTCCCCGCGACGAGGGAGCTGCTGACGCCGGACAAGGACGGCCGGTGGGTGACCGGCTACCTCGGCAACGGCCAGCCCGCCCGCAACCGCGTCTACACCGACCGGGGCGCCGCCCACGGCCTGTTCGTCGCCCCGTCCGGCGGCGGCAAGACTCAGCTGATGGGCCTGCACGTCGCGGCCGACGCCCTGTTCGGAGCCGTGGTCATGCTGGCCACCGAGGCCCCGGATGAGAAGACCGCCGCGCTGGGCAAGCACACCGCCCGCTACGGCGTCGGCGCGCTCTACATGATCCGGCTCCTGCGGGTCCTGGACGCACTGATGGAGATCCGCGGCGAAATGCCGTGGGAGGACGGCCAGGTCCACGACTGGGACCCCCGCCTGCCGGGCTGCCCCTACCGGATGCTGTCCGCGTACCTCGATGAGTTCCTCTCCGCCGCCCGCAACGGCGACTACGGCGCGGAGATCATGGACCTCGCGGAGCGGGTGTCGGTCAAGGGCCGCAAGTACGGCATCGGCATCAAGGTGGCCGGCCAGTCCATCTACGTGCAGGACGGGTTCACGCAGCTGCTGTGCGAGAACCTGCGCGAGAACTGCATCCCGGTCGTCTTGAAGGTCGCGCCGAAGAAGGTCGCCGACATGTTCAGGGCGCTCGGTATCCCGCCCGAGTACGTCCCCGAGCCCCTCCCCCGCTCCTTCTCCCCCGCGGAGAAGGGCCGGATCGAGCGGGTCATGCGCGGCGAGCCCGAGCCGCCCGCGGACTCCAACACCGGCGGCGCCGGCTGGATTGTGGAAGCCAAGCAGCCCGACGTCCTGCGCACGCTGTTCATGGACTTCAAGGCCGGCATCGACGACTACTTCCCCGACAGCATCGCCACCCTGACCGACCACGAGATCCGCGAGCTCGAAGCGCGGGACCTGTGGTTCGACTGGACCGAGCCCCCCAGGCCCGGCGAGTTCGGACCCGAGCCCGATGACGAGGACGGCGACGACGCGCCCAAGAAGGGCGGCGACAAGCGCCGCGGCGGGGGCGGGAAGTCCGCCCCGCGCCGCGACACGGTCACCTCACCCCGCCAGGCGCTGGAAGCCATCAAGAATCTCTCCGGCGTCTGA
- a CDS encoding DUF6197 family protein has product MPQTHPAPAIDHPAPTTPAPTGPPPAAELSLEERLTLVNTAMTARLDEAAVAYEVNTAHIETEPVDLADVVIVPLTPTSPTHPQPTPPATRIAIVLDRAHQLMDTAGWCAGALTDEQGAVCLLGAIRQAARGDRGLEADAAAVLLDTIRRRFGDVESVPAFNDAWANGRASVRMLHEAASSADARGI; this is encoded by the coding sequence ATGCCCCAGACGCACCCCGCCCCCGCGATCGACCACCCCGCCCCGACCACCCCGGCCCCCACGGGTCCCCCTCCGGCGGCGGAACTGTCCCTCGAGGAACGCCTCACTCTCGTCAACACGGCGATGACCGCCCGGCTGGACGAAGCGGCCGTCGCCTACGAGGTCAACACAGCGCACATCGAGACCGAACCCGTCGACCTGGCCGACGTCGTCATCGTCCCGCTCACCCCGACCAGCCCCACCCATCCCCAGCCGACACCACCCGCGACACGCATCGCCATCGTCCTGGACCGCGCACACCAGCTGATGGACACCGCCGGATGGTGCGCCGGCGCCCTCACCGACGAACAGGGCGCGGTCTGCCTGCTCGGAGCGATCCGTCAGGCAGCGAGAGGGGACCGAGGCCTGGAGGCCGACGCCGCGGCCGTCCTGCTCGACACCATCCGCAGACGCTTCGGCGATGTGGAGTCCGTGCCCGCGTTCAACGACGCGTGGGCCAACGGACGTGCGTCGGTCCGGATGCTGCACGAGGCAGCCTCATCCGCAGACGCGCGAGGCATCTGA